A window of Flammeovirga kamogawensis genomic DNA:
GGAATATATCTAGGTTCTACATCCCAATACCTACAAAATTTCTCCCAAACAACTTGCACATTAGTACCAAGAACTAAATTTGGGTTTTCTGTAGATTTTCCAGCAGCTCTTTGACGATCTCTCCATTTTCTTTTAAATGCCATTCCAGCAAGCATTACAGCCTCACTAGAACCTATTGCCGAAGAACCTGTTGTTTCTTCCTCTTCAGGAGCATTAAATAATCTAGATATAATATTGATGCATCTCTCTTCTAACATTGCTGTCTGAGGATATTCATCTTTATCAATCATATTTTTATCAAATGTTTCAGCCATTAACTTTTCTGCTTCTGGCTCCATCCAAGTAGTAACAAAAGTAGCAAGGTTTAATCGGGCATTCCCATCTAACATTAATTCATTATGTATGATATTATAAGCTTCTCCTGCATCCATTTCACCTTCAGGCAATTCGTATTTTGGTACGCTTACGTTATTTCTAATAGAGCGAATATTATTATGTTTTGCTGTAGGATCAGTAATTTTCTTTTTAGTAATCATAATGAATTATGTTTTTTATATAATGTTAAGGTTAATAACGGAGGTTGTTAAAAAAGGTTTCAATGTTACCTAATTGTTTCTCAATTATAGATTTGAGAATAAATAAAAAGGAGAGAATAATGGGTTAATAAATTATTTGATTGAAAAAACAAGATTAATATTTAGCATCAACAGACTCAATAATCTCATCTATTAAAGAAAATTCTAATAGATGTTTACCTGCTAAACCATCAGTTAGTGCATAACTATTACCAGAGATCCCTTTAACCACACCATGGTAACTTTGTCCATTTTTAAGTATTATATCTATTGACTTACCAATAAAACTAGTAGCCTCTGAAGCTATCTGAGTACCAAAATATCTTTTATTTGTTTTTCGCATTTTCAAAATTTAAATGATTAACTCTTTGCTCGAAGATAAATAAAATACTCTAGACTAAAAGAGAATAAAGCCTTAGATATATTGCTTTAAGGTTATAATTACGATAAGTATTTAAAAAAGACTATTTACATTTCTTTATTTTTTTTCAATAAAAATGTCAGTACTCGTAAGGAGGTACGTCTAATTGATAACTTTTTAAAAAAAACTAATTATTAAATAAAATGAAAAACATTCTAACACTCTTAATCTTACTTGTTTCTTCTTCATTATTATTTGCTCAAGAAGAAGCTACTCCAAAGAAAAAGTATGTATATGTTGATGGTTCTGCACAAATAGGTGCTGATTTTGTAGGCTCCCTCGCTTATGGTCATTCTTGGGGAATTGGTAAAAAAAGAAACTTTATTTTAGGTACAGGCCTTCGTTTTTCTGGGTTTACAAGTGGTAGTAAGGAGTTTTACTCTGCTCCTCCTGAATATTTCGGCAATGCAAGCACACAAGATACTGTCACTATTAATTCACCAAGTCAGATGAACCTTGCATTATATTTTTCTGTTAGCTACTTGTATAAGGGTAAATTTGAAATAGGAATGAATATCGATGTTGTTGGTTATACATTCGGACCAGATCACGATGCTGTTTATACTGGTGATGGAATAGATCAAAATACAACGGTTTCATCAAATAATGTTTCTGCTTTATTAATTGGTGCAAATGATATTGGAATGCTAAAATCAGAGTTTTATGCTCAATATCATTTCAATAAAAAATGGTCTGCCCGTTTAGGGTTTGCTAGTACTTTTACAGAATACTCAACTCCTACAGAGTTACAAGAAGGAAATAAAAGATACAGAGGTATAAGCAATGGTCTGATTGTAGGAGCTAGATACAACCTAAAATAAAATTACATTATGATTAAAAAGATAGCCCTTTATCTCATACTTTTTTTATTTACTACACTCCCCTTAGTTACTGCTCAAAGTATAGATCAAACACTTTCTACAGTCAATTTTTCTATCAGTAATTTTAAGGTGAATACGGTAGATGGAGCTTTTAAAAAGATGGATGGGGAAATTAATTTTAATGCAGAAAATCTAAATTCATCAAATTTTAATGTTTGTATATCTGCAGCATCAATATTTACAGATAACGAAAAAAGAGATGAGCATTTAAGAAATGAAGACTTTTTTGATGTTAAAAAGTTTCCTACAATATGTTTTATTTCTAATGACATTCGAAAAACTGATAACGGCTATGAAAGTAATGGTAAGCTTACTTTACATGGCATTACAAAAGTCGTAACTATTGATTTTAATAAAGATAAAAACTCATTTACAGGTCAGTTAAATATTAACAGGCTTGACTTTAACCTTGGTGAGGACACTGGTACTTTTACAGTGGGTAACGAGGTAGAAATAGAAATTAAATGTGTGTTAAAGGAATAATAATTAAGTTCCATATCAATCAAAAAAGGTCACCAATTTTATTAGTGACCTTCTTTTTTACACAAAAAATTACTTCAAATTAATATCAGCAATACTTTTTATTCTATTTCTTTCTAAGAAAGCATCGATTGTTTCGAAATGCTCTATTACTCTTTGCTCTTTAAATTCGAATACTTTTTCTGATAATCCCTGTAAGAAATCTCTATCGTGAGAAACTAATATTAATGTTCCATCATAAGCTTTTAATGCTTCTTTTAAAACATCTTTTGATTTAAGGTCTAAGTGGTTTGTAGGTTCATCAAGAATAAGCAAATTGATAGGCTCTAAAAGTAATTTCACCATAGCCAAGCGTGTTTTCTCTCCTCCAGACAGAACACTAACTTTTTTATCAACATCATCTCCTTGGAACATAAAGCCACCAAGTATATTATTAATTTGCTTTCTGATATCTCCTTTTGCTACTTCATCTACAGTTTGGAAAATCGTTAAAGACTCGTCTAAAAGAGACGCTTGATTTTGTGCAAAGTAACCAACACTTACATTATGGCCCAGTTCGCATTTACCATCTACATCAATCTCATTTAAAATTGCCTTAATCATGGTCGATTTTCCTTCGCCATTTCTACCAACAAAAGATACTTTTTCTCCTTTTCTAATAGAAAGGCTGGCATCTTTAAATACTACTTGCTCTTCGTACTTTTTTGTTACCTCAGAAACTGTAACTGGAAACTCACCCGAACGAGGAGCTGGAGGAAAACGAAGCTTTAATGCAGATGTATCTATCTCATCAATTTCTATAATATCTAACTTTTCAAGCATTCTTTCTCTAGATGATACTTGATTTGTTTTAGAATATGTTCCTTTAAAACGTTCAATGAAAGCTCTATTATCAGCAATCATTTTTTGTTGTTCGTTATATGCTTTTACTTGATGTGCTCTACGGTCTTCGCGTAATTCTAAATACTTAGAATAGTTTGCTTTATAATCGTAGATACGTCCCATTGTTACTTCAATAGTACGGTTAGTAATATTATCAATAAATGCCCTATCGTGAGAGATAACCATTACGGCATTGGCTTTATTTACTAAAAAGTCTTCTAACCAAATTACAGATTCAATATCAATATGGTTGGTAGGCTCATCTAATAAAATTAGATCAGGCTTTTGTAAAAGTATTTTGGCTAACTCTATACGCATTCTCCAACCACCACTAAACTCACTTGTTTGGCGTTGAAAATCTTCTTGTTTAAAGCCTAAACCTTTTAATGCTTTTTCTACTTCTGCATCGTAATTTACTTCTTCTAAAGCGTAGAATTTCTCACCTAAATCAGTTACTTTTTCAATAATGCCCATGTACTCGGCACTTTCGTAATCTGTTCTAGTTTCTAATGCTTTATTGAGTTCTTCCATCTCATCTCGCATTTGGAAGATCTGCTTAAAAGCTTTAGCCGTTTCTTCAAAAACAGTACAATCATCTTCAGTTAATAAATGCTGAGGCAAGTAAGCAATTACCGCATCTTTTGGTGCAGATACTTTACCTGTAGTAGGTTTTTGAACACCTGCTACTATTTTCATTAAAGTTGATTTACCCGCTCCATTTTTACCCATTAAGGCAATTTTATCTGTCGGGTTTACCACAAAAGAAACGCCACTAAAAAGTGTTGCTCCACTAAATTCTACTCCTAAATTATCAACTGATATCATATGCTTTTTTATTTGAAGGTACAAAGCTACAAAAAATTGTAGAAGCACTATAGGTTTGCTGTACAGAGTTATATTTTATTATACTACCAACTTGGTTCTTCCATCAGTTTATTTCTATCTTACGAAAAAATAATAACCTTTATATATCAACCTATGGAAACAAAAAATAAAGTATTTATCGCTACTAGTATAGATGGATTTATCGCCGATAAAAACGGTGGAATTGATTGGTTAAATGAAACGCCAAATCCTACAGGTGACGATATGGGCTACAACGATTTTAATAAAACAGTTGATGCCTTGATAATGGGTAAAAATACTTTTGAAACAGTACTTGGCTTTGGGATAGATTGGCCCTACTCTAAGCCTGTATTTGTATTAAGTACTACTTTAAAAGAAGTTCCAAAAGGCTATGAAGATAAAGTGTTTATTGTAAATGGAACATTAAATGAAGTACTCGATACAATTCATCAAAAAGGGTTTAAAAACCTCTATTTAGATGGAGGTAAAACTATACAGAGTTTTCTTAAAGAAGATTTAGTAGACGATTTATGCCTTACAACAATCCCTGTTTTACTGGGAGAGGGAATACCATTATTTACGTCTATGAATAAAAGACAAGATTTTGAACTTGTTGAAAGTAAAGTTTACCTAGGCCAAATTGTACAATCGCATTTTAAAAGAAAAAGAAACTAATAATGGCTGAAAGAAGATTAGTGAAAGAAGAAGAACTAATATTAGCCAACCACTTATTACAGTTGGCTGGTGAAAACGCTTCTGATTTTGATTTACCAACAATGGTAGATGAATATGAAGGAGGAAAAATGGGAAGTATAAACTTTACCCCTCCAGAAAAAGCAGCTTACGGTGGCGATATTGTTCAAGTTGTTTATAATGATAGTGATGAAGTTCCTGTAGTAATTACATTAACTAAAAATATAAATAATGAGATTTTAGATATGGATTTCTGGAAAAAAGATTTCTCTAAATTATTGCAATATCCAACTCCAGATAAAGTTGCTATTGCTGATAAAAACGGTTTTATCTAAATAGAAACAGCTATGAAATAACTTAATCATAGCTGTTTTTTTATACTTTATTAATTAGCTTTGTTTTTAATTATAATTCACTAAAAATTAGCTAATTACTCTCATGCGCTACGCTATTAAATATCTTTTACTTTGCTTTTTATTCTTTAACTGTTCGCCAGAACAGAAAAGTGAAGCATTATCTTCAAAAATTGAAGGTACTTGGAAACTAATATCCGCAAAAACAATTGTGGGTAAAGACACCACTGTTAAGGATTTCACAAAAGATATTGATGGTATAAAAATTATCGGAAAGAGTCATTTTTCATTCTTTCAACACGATAAATTGAAAGGTGAAGGTGATAATGCTAAATTTTCTGCAGGAGCAGGTATTTACAAACTCGATGGTAACAAATACACAGAACACCTAGAATATTGCACCGGTAGAAAATGGGAGGACAATACATTTGAATTTACTTTAGAAATTCAAAATGATAGTTTGTATCAAATAGGTAGAGAAAAAATACCTGAGTTGAATGTTGATAGAATTATTATTGAAAAGTATGTTCTTATCTCTACAGAAACAACTCAAAATCAAATCTAATTTATCTTTAGAAATCTCCTTTGTTTTAATAGTGAATAACTAAGAAATGAAGGAGATTTTATTTTACCTTTTGTATCTTAAGTAAAGAATTATAATTAAATTAATAATTGCTTACTACATTTTCTTATTATTGATTCAATACCTAATGCATTTCTTCTACCATGAAAAGACTACTACCTGTTTTACAATTCATTCTTTTTTTGTGTTTAACCAACATAACCCTGGCCCAAAATACATTTAGACCTTTACTCGAAAATTTCTATTCTTCTCAGGAATGGGAAAACCCTAATAATTGGCAAAAAGTAAGTGGAAATGCTTCTCACAAATATCCACAGAATGACGACCATATTACCTTTACAGAAGGAGGACAATATAAAATTACGACCTTAGGTATACACCTCAATTTAGATGATATATCTACTGCTCTTACCTTCGAAAATAGTAGAAATAATGCTCACTATATTATCGGTATAAATGGAAATGCTACTATCAATTTTGGAACGTTCAATCCTAAAACTCAAATAACAGTACTAGGTACTTTAACTTCTAAAACAAGCCTTTTATTAAAAGGGAATAAAAGTACAGTTACTGTCTCTGGAAACTTAATCATTAATGAAGATTTCACTTTACAAAACAGTAATAATCTAATTTCTATACATAAAGGAGGTAACCTTTCTGTTGAAGGAAACTTTTATGCTGCAAACGGAGGCGGATCTACTTATTCTATAGATGGAACTTTAACCATTAAAGAAACCTTAGAAATTAATGGAAAAGAGCAGTTCACTGTTCTTGAAAATGGGAGTTTATTAGTAGGTAAAACATTAGATTCTAAAAGTGGTGGAGGTGCTATTTTCATTATTCATGGAAATTTGAATGTAGAAGGAAATTATTCTATTAACGGAAATGAAAAAGTAACTTTAATAGAAGGGAGTAATACAGTTTATGGCAGTAATATCATCTCTAAAAATGGTGGTGGAGGTAACTTTACCATAGGTGGTAATATGTTGGTAAAAGAAACCTTTGATATATTTGGAGGCGAAACAATAGACCTTCAAAAAACTGGGCAATTAGAAGTTAGAGGAGATATTATTCTTTCTTGTAACAATAGCTTAAAAATTCAGAATCAAGGTAATTTTATATTTAATACTAACGAAAACAGTTGCATAATTAGAGATGCGAAATGTTACGAATCTTCTAAAAATTATCAGCTCTGTGAAAAGATAAATAATTCTGAAGATCTACCTGTTGAGTTATCCTATTTTGTTGGTCAAAAAGCTGAAAATGGAAACTTATTAATATGGAAAACACTATCAGAAATAAATTGCGATTATTTCTCTATAGAGTATTCTAACGACAATAAAATGTGGCAATTCCTTGATACACTACATGGAGCAGGAAATATTAATACCCCTGTAAATTATGAATATTTAGATACACTTTCTTCAGGTGATTATTACCGCTTGTTGCAAT
This region includes:
- a CDS encoding YceI family protein, producing the protein MIKKIALYLILFLFTTLPLVTAQSIDQTLSTVNFSISNFKVNTVDGAFKKMDGEINFNAENLNSSNFNVCISAASIFTDNEKRDEHLRNEDFFDVKKFPTICFISNDIRKTDNGYESNGKLTLHGITKVVTIDFNKDKNSFTGQLNINRLDFNLGEDTGTFTVGNEVEIEIKCVLKE
- a CDS encoding ABC-F family ATP-binding cassette domain-containing protein, which codes for MISVDNLGVEFSGATLFSGVSFVVNPTDKIALMGKNGAGKSTLMKIVAGVQKPTTGKVSAPKDAVIAYLPQHLLTEDDCTVFEETAKAFKQIFQMRDEMEELNKALETRTDYESAEYMGIIEKVTDLGEKFYALEEVNYDAEVEKALKGLGFKQEDFQRQTSEFSGGWRMRIELAKILLQKPDLILLDEPTNHIDIESVIWLEDFLVNKANAVMVISHDRAFIDNITNRTIEVTMGRIYDYKANYSKYLELREDRRAHQVKAYNEQQKMIADNRAFIERFKGTYSKTNQVSSRERMLEKLDIIEIDEIDTSALKLRFPPAPRSGEFPVTVSEVTKKYEEQVVFKDASLSIRKGEKVSFVGRNGEGKSTMIKAILNEIDVDGKCELGHNVSVGYFAQNQASLLDESLTIFQTVDEVAKGDIRKQINNILGGFMFQGDDVDKKVSVLSGGEKTRLAMVKLLLEPINLLILDEPTNHLDLKSKDVLKEALKAYDGTLILVSHDRDFLQGLSEKVFEFKEQRVIEHFETIDAFLERNRIKSIADINLK
- a CDS encoding dihydrofolate reductase family protein — its product is METKNKVFIATSIDGFIADKNGGIDWLNETPNPTGDDMGYNDFNKTVDALIMGKNTFETVLGFGIDWPYSKPVFVLSTTLKEVPKGYEDKVFIVNGTLNEVLDTIHQKGFKNLYLDGGKTIQSFLKEDLVDDLCLTTIPVLLGEGIPLFTSMNKRQDFELVESKVYLGQIVQSHFKRKRN
- a CDS encoding DUF6984 family protein → MAERRLVKEEELILANHLLQLAGENASDFDLPTMVDEYEGGKMGSINFTPPEKAAYGGDIVQVVYNDSDEVPVVITLTKNINNEILDMDFWKKDFSKLLQYPTPDKVAIADKNGFI